A single window of Parabacteroides sp. FAFU027 DNA harbors:
- the coaE gene encoding dephospho-CoA kinase (Dephospho-CoA kinase (CoaE) performs the final step in coenzyme A biosynthesis.) yields the protein MIRIGLTGGIGSGKSVVAEFFRLCGIPVYDCDREAKRLMVESSEIRNGIIAIFGEGSYQDRQLNRPHIAGIAFQHPELLSKLNGIVHPEVRKDYYQWCDKQNADLVVIESAILFDSGLYLHVDKVVVVTAQEAIRIQRVMQRDHSSESLIKDRMRNQMAESERIQRSDFVINNDNTHPIIPQLTEIIAQCKLLA from the coding sequence ATGATTAGAATAGGATTAACCGGAGGCATTGGCAGTGGAAAATCCGTTGTTGCCGAGTTTTTCAGATTATGCGGTATTCCGGTTTATGACTGTGACCGGGAAGCTAAACGACTGATGGTCGAATCTTCTGAAATCCGGAATGGAATCATTGCTATTTTCGGAGAAGGGTCCTATCAGGATAGGCAGCTAAACCGCCCGCATATCGCCGGTATTGCATTTCAACACCCGGAATTACTCAGCAAACTCAACGGAATTGTCCACCCCGAAGTAAGAAAAGATTACTACCAATGGTGCGACAAACAAAATGCAGATTTGGTTGTAATTGAATCTGCCATCTTATTTGATTCAGGACTATATCTGCATGTTGACAAGGTTGTAGTAGTCACAGCACAGGAAGCAATCAGAATCCAACGGGTAATGCAGCGCGACCACTCTTCAGAAAGCCTGATCAAAGACCGGATGCGGAATCAAATGGCTGAGTCCGAACGTATTCAACGATCTGACTTCGTTATAAACAATGACAATACCCATCCCATCATACCACAGTTGACTGAAATCATCGCCCAATGCAAGCTTTTAGCTTAA